In Natronococcus sp. AD-5, the genomic window CCGAACCCGACTGCTGGTTCTCGAGTTTCTCCTTCTTCTCCGCGAGCTTTGACTTCAGCCGGCCGATGTGGGCCTCGGTCGACTTGTTGTAGGGCGTGTTAGCGATTTCCTCCTCGATCTCCTCGATCTCCTCCTCGAGCCCCATTTGTCTGTATCCAACCGGTCGTATCGAAAAACACTTTCGACCCTTCCACGGCGCGAGACGTAGGCGTTCGGGGAGTTTCGCGATAGAAACAGCGTTGGAACGTTCCTCCGACCGCTCGAGTACAAGTGCGACCGCGACGGAACGCGCTTCGTCGCGGTCGATCCAGCCGGAACGACCAAAGAGTGTGCGGCCTGCGGCGTCCCGACGGAGAAGCCGCTGTGAGTCCGCGAACACTCGCGTCCATCGTTCGGGTTCGCGGCGGACAGAGATCGGAATACAGCGTAGAACATTCGTTCTCGCGGTATCGAGCAGGGAGGTGCGGGACGCTCCGAATCACCGTCCTCAGAATCACAGAGCGACTCCGATGGGCTGCGAAAATCGCTGAGCGATTTTCGCACGCCTGTGGAAACTGCGCTCCCGACGGGGATCACGTCGGTTCCTGCAAAGCGCGTCGTGGAAGCGGGAAGCCCCACCCGACTCGCTCGCTTCGTGAGGGAGGGGTAGTTCACTTCCACGGACATAATCCGGCACTACCACTCGATTCCGATACCATTGACAATGAGAATTCGACACACATATACCGCGCGCGAAAGATCGTTCGAATATACGAATGCCAGAACCGTCGCAGCTGCGCGATAGCACGCAGATCGTGCTTCCCCGCGAAACGGTCGAGGGGCTCGAGCCGCAGCTCGACGACGAGTTCACCGTAACCGTCTTTCCGGAGGGCGAGGACCACTACCGGATCATCGGGAGCCCCGTCGAGATCAAAAACGCCAGCGAGTACCTCGCCCGCCGCGGGATCAACGTTCCCTGATCGGGACCGATGGTTCCACGACGAATGCTGATCGCCGAGTGCAGGACCCGCCTACCGTTCGGGGTGGATCGAGGCGTCGAACCCGCCGCGAACCAGCGGCTTCGCGATGTGCCGGCGCGCACAGGGCGGGACCTCGTACCACCCCTCTTCGAGGTCGCGCTCGAGCGCCGCCGTCGCCTTCTTCGCGGCGCTCGTTCCGCAGTCCCGACAGCGATAGCCCTGGTTCCGGCCGGCACTTTTCATCGTGCGCTCGCAGTCGGGACAGGTCGGCGTCACGCGCTCGGTCGTCACGAGGTCCCGGACCGCCACCTTCTCGAGTTTGAGCGTCCCGCGTGAGACCTCGCCGCAGGCCGTGATCCGGTCGCCGACGCGAAGCGCGCGCACGCGGTCGCGGAACCGCTTCGTCGGCTCGAACGCGGCGCACTCGAGCGCCGGCGGTTCCCCGCCACCGTCGCCGCTCTTCGCCCCCTCGAGCGTCACGAACACGTGTCCGCCCCGCCTGGTCTCGGGCTCGCTCGCGACCCGGCCGTCGACGCGGTAGGCGCGGCCGTCTCGAACGGCCTCGAGCGTTTCGTCCCGGAGGTGGACGTCGGTTCCCTGGTTCGTCACGAACAACTGGCTCGAGGCGACGGGTTCGCTCTCGATGCGGTCGGCGACGGCCCGGACGGCGTCGGGATCGTCGCCCCTGATCCCGTAGAGGATCGGTCCCGGC contains:
- a CDS encoding VNG_1110C family protein is translated as MPEPSQLRDSTQIVLPRETVEGLEPQLDDEFTVTVFPEGEDHYRIIGSPVEIKNASEYLARRGINVP
- a CDS encoding tRNA(Ile)(2)-agmatinylcytidine synthase, translating into MTVVGLDDTDSRERGMCTTYAANEIAQRLRRAGADVSRLLLVRLNPAVEYKTRGNAALAIHTDCDPDRAFAIARERLEALAETADDRTHPGLVVADHGPNEAPDDVRSFARRAFRTLLERADATALIDRHGYRAWHAGNGRGRIGALAAIGAWRALEDWTYEHISYRGPERWGTPRDVGHESVFAAADRGYPRVWDTVDRGEDDTVCVPHTPGPILYGIRGDDPDAVRAVADRIESEPVASSQLFVTNQGTDVHLRDETLEAVRDGRAYRVDGRVASEPETRRGGHVFVTLEGAKSGDGGGEPPALECAAFEPTKRFRDRVRALRVGDRITACGEVSRGTLKLEKVAVRDLVTTERVTPTCPDCERTMKSAGRNQGYRCRDCGTSAAKKATAALERDLEEGWYEVPPCARRHIAKPLVRGGFDASIHPER